In Malania oleifera isolate guangnan ecotype guangnan unplaced genomic scaffold, ASM2987363v1 ctg422, whole genome shotgun sequence, the following proteins share a genomic window:
- the LOC131147178 gene encoding protein argonaute 2-like — MMNWLQDHIISDMQSLSTVDQLPPSFQPEGTDKILPMKRPDCGRNSIKSCRILVNHYPIKFNPEGFIMHYDVDIKPHGATKNGQHGKITKSDLRMIRNKLLSDGPQHPMWMTAYDGEKNIFSAEPLPTGNFTVEISEGEDSNKRSFMFTIKLVNELKFCKLKEYISGNLLLMPRDTLQGMDLVMKENPARRLISVGRSFFHAEFNPRDDLGYGIAASRGFQHSLKPTFQGLALCLDYSVLAFRKRVPVIDFLKEHIRGFNLNDFGRFKREAEDALIGLKVTVTHRRTKQKYTIACLTNVDTRHLSFKLDDPEGKASPREICLVDYFRDKYDKTIRFKDIPCLDVGKNNRKNYVPMEFCVLAEGQRYPKEQLERKDKQAAVLLKNISLARANDRKSMICQMVQSEYGPCGGGIVQKFRMEVDTNMTTVEGRVIGPPELRLGDSNGRVNKIKLDREKCQWNLVGKSVVEGKSVERWAVLDFTAKERFNVLDANYFIPTLIKRCQNLGIDMGEPLSYECTKMSMFSNVNALHEVLDSINEGAKHSAGGQLQILLCVMTKRDPGYKHLKWISETQIGIVTQCCLSSSRLNDQYFANLALKINAKLGGSNVELISRFPCFEGRSPVMFVGADVNHPAASNKTCPSIAAVVATMNWPAANCYAARVCPQAHRKEKIVNFGNMCAELVDTYAKHNKVKPEKIVVFRDGVSEGQFDMVLNEELVDLKKAIQTKDYCPTITLIVARKRHPTRLFPESPRDGGAAGNVPPGTVVDTKIVHPFEFDFYLCSHYGSLGTSKPTHYHVLWDEHGFTSDQLQQLIYNLCFTFARCTKPVSLVPPVYYADLVAYRGRMYQEALMEGGLPRGSRAPSQSPAPASAALSAGPSFSERTYRLHSNIEDAMFFV, encoded by the exons ATGATGAATTGGCTGCAAG ATCATATTATTTCAGATATGCAGTCACTGAGTACAGTAGACCAGCTGCCTCCATCTTTTCAACCTGAAGGTACAGACAAAATTTTGCCCATGAAACGGCCTGATTGTGGCAGAAATTCCATCAAATCTTGCCGAATTCTTGTTAATCACTATCCAATCAAATTCAATCCCGAGGGCTTCATAATGCACTATGATGTTGATATCAAACCGCATGGAGCAACCAAGAATGGTCAACATGGGAAAATTACAAAATCTGATCTGCGTATGATCAGGAACAAGTTACTCTCTGATGGTCCACAGCATCCTATGTGGATGACTGCATATGATGGTGAGAAAAACATTTTTAGTGCAGAACCACTTCCTACTGGAAACTTCACAGTGGAAATCTCTGAGGGAGAAGACAGCAACAAACGGTCTTTCATGTTCACTATAAAACTTGTAAATGAACTTAAGTTCTGCAAGTTGAAAGAGTACATAAGTGGGAACCTCCTACTTATGCCTCGTGATACCTTACAAGGAATGGATTTGGTAATGAAAGAGAATCCAGCTAGGCGGTTAATCTCAGTTGGCCGGAGCTTTTTCCATGCAGAATTCAACCCAAGAGATGATCTTGGATATGGCATTGCAGCATCTAGGGGGTTTCAACATAGTCTGAAGCCCACCTTCCAGGGTCTAGCACTGTGCCTTGACTATTCGGTTTTGGCATTTCGGAAGCGGGTTCCAGTTATTGATTTCCTGAAGGAGCATATCCGTGGGTTTAACTTAAATGATTTTGGAAGGTTCAAGAGAGAAGCTGAGGATGCTTTGATAGGGCTGAAAGTTACCGTGACTCACCGTCGTACTAAGCAGAAATATACCATTGCATGCTTGACTAATGTGGACACTCGCCATCTTTCCTTCAAGCTTGATGATCCAGAGGGCAAGGCTTCACCAAGGGAGATATGCTTGGTGGATTATTTCAGGGACAAGTATGACAAAACAATTAGATTCAAGGACATTCCTTGCTTAGATGTGGGGAAAAACAACAGAAAGAACTATGTCCCAATGGAATTTTGTGTCCTGGCTGAGGGACAGAGATATCCAAAAGAGCAGCTGGAGAGGAAGGACAAGCAGGCAGCTGTGCTGCTGAAGAACATATCTTTGGCTAGGGCAAATGATAGGAAGAGTATGATATGTCAAATGGTGCAGTCAGAGTATGGACCCTGTGG TGGAGGCATTGTTCAGAAATTTCGAATGGAAGTAGATACAAATATGACAACTGTTGAAGGCCGTGTCATTGGGCCACCAGAGTTGAGGTTAGGTGATTCCAATGGCAGGGTGAATAAGATTAAGTTGGACCGGGAGAAATGCCAGTGGAACCTTGTTGGAAAATCTGTTGTGGAAGGCAAATCAGTTGAACGGTGGGCTGTGCTTGACTTTACTGCAAAGGAGCGATTCAATGTATTGGATGCAAACTATTTCATTCCAACACTTATTAAACGGTGCCAGAATTTGGGGATTGACATGGGAGAACCTCTGTCATATGAGTGCACTAAAATGAGCATGTTCTCCAATGTCAATGCGCTTCATGAAGTCCTTGACTCAATTAATGAGGGCGCTAAACATTCTGCTGGGGGTCAGTTGCAAATTCTTTTGTGTGTGATGACAAAAAGGGATCCTGGCTATAAGCATCTCAAATGGATATCTGAAACCCAAATTGGTATTGTGACTCAATGTTGCTTGTCATCAAGCAGACTCAATGACCAGTATTTTGCAAATCTTGCTCTCAAGATTAATGCCAAACTTGGTGGCAGCAATGTGGAGCTAATCAGCCGGTTTCCCTGTTTTGAGGGGAGAAGCCCTGTTATGTTTGTGGGTGCTGATGTCAATCATCCTGCTGCTTCAAACAAGACTTGCCCTTCCATTGCTGCAGTGGTTGCCACCATGAATTGGCCTGCTGCAAATTGCTATGCAGCACGAGTCTGCCCTCAAGCCCATAGAAAAGAGAAGATAGTGAACTTTGGCAACATGTGCGCAGAGCTTGTTGATACTTACGCCAAACATAATAAAGTTAAGCCAGAAAAGATTGTGGTCTTCCGTGATGGGGTAAGTGAAGGTCAATTTGATATGGTTCTTAATGAAGAGTTGGTTGATCTCAAGAAGGCTATTCAAACAAAGGACTACTGCCCAACAATCACCCTCATTGTGGCACGGAAGCGACACCCAACCCGTTTGTTCCCCGAGTCCCCAAGAGATGGGGGAGCAGCTGGCAATGTGCCTCCAGGCACTGTGGTGGACACCAAAATCGTCCATCCCTTTGAGTTTGACTTCTATCTTTGCAGTCACTACGGGAGCCTGGGCACAAGCAAGCCAACACACTATCATGTCTTGTGGGACGAGCATGGCTTTACTTCTGATCAGTTGCAGCAGCTGATATACAATCTGTGCTTCACGTTTGCTCGGTGCACGAAGCCTGTGTCGCTGGTGCCTCCAGTGTATTATGCCGATCTTGTTGCATATAGAGGCAGGATGTACCAAGAGGCTCTAATGGAGGGTGGGCTGCCAAGGGGCTCACGGGCACCTTCCCAGTCTCCAGCACCAGCATCGGCAGCACTGTCAGCTGGACCTTCATTCAGTGAAAGGACCTACAGGTTGCACAGCAACATTGAGGATGCCATGTTCTTCGTTTGA